The Montipora capricornis isolate CH-2021 chromosome 3, ASM3666992v2, whole genome shotgun sequence genome window below encodes:
- the LOC138042236 gene encoding LOW QUALITY PROTEIN: uncharacterized protein (The sequence of the model RefSeq protein was modified relative to this genomic sequence to represent the inferred CDS: deleted 1 base in 1 codon; substituted 1 base at 1 genomic stop codon), with the protein MKNPNSRKPEEVKPIHLFITGGAGAGKSHLTQTIYQAVTKTFRHPPMNLELLTGLLMAPTGVAAINIDGTTINTALAIPKETGDNLSAMSDQKKTQMRMLLADLKLIIIDEISMVANNTLLHIHQRLKEIVGTSNVHLVAGISILAIGDMYQLPPIRGKPVFANYKNDVFNLCHPWHLFTMIELVDIMKQKDDQPFAELLNRFRTATQTEEDIKCIQSSSIDPSDVNYPSDALHIWAENNRVNRHNEMKLHQIPAQLFNLKATDQYPPNVSQQDIIXFNRLLARLRSETGGLDANICIKESARVMLTKNIGIADRLINGQLGTVVKIEVNQNNKKPIIIYVKFDDAKAGNNLIQKSTGSFVRQNRVVPIEPVLTKIKIHPNKPSSPEIQRMQFPLTLAYAVSIHKVQGLSLNGIFVHSSREFSPGLYFVM; encoded by the exons atgaaaaacccGAATAGTCGAAAACCTGAAGAAGTAAAACCAATACATTTATTTATAACTGGTGGAGCAGGTGCTGGTAAAAGTCACTTGACCCAAACAATATACCAAGCTGTCACAAAGACCTTTAGACATCCTCCGATGAATCTTGAATTACTTACAGGTCTTTTAATGGCACCTACTGGAGTTGCTGCTATTAACATAGATGGGACAACAATAAACACTGCCTTGGCAATTCCCAAAGAAACAGGTGATAATTTATCTGCAAtgtctgaccaaaagaaaacgCAGATGAGAATGTTACTAGCTGACCTCAAGTTGATCATAATAGATGAAATCTCTATGGTTGCTAACAATACTTTGCTTCATATCCACCAAAGACTAAAAGAAATTGTTGGCACATCAAATGTTCACCTGGTTGCAGGCATTAGCATTCTTGCTATTGGTGACATGTATCAACTACCACCAATACGCGGGAAACCTGTTtttgcaaattacaaaaatgatGTGTTTAACTTGTGCCACCCATGGCACCTATTCACAATGATAGAGCTTGTTGATATCATGAAGCAGAAGGATGACCAACCATTTGCTGAACTTCTGAATAGGTTCCGTACAGCAACTCAAACTGAAGAAGATATCAAGTGCATCCAATCTAGCTCTATAGATCCATCAGATGTTAATTACCCATCAGATGCTCTTCACATCTGGGCTGAGAATAATCGGGTCAATCgacacaatgaaatgaaattgcaCCAAATACCTGCACAGTTGTTTAACCTTAAAGCCACAGATCAGTACCCTCCTAATGTATCACAGCaagatatt atttaatttaacagaCTTTTAGCTAGACTCAGGTCTGAAACTGGTGGACTTGATGCTAATATCTGTATAAAGGAATCTGCTAGAGTTATGTTAACCAAAAACATTGGTATTGCAGATAGACTTATAAATGGTCAACTAGGAACTGTTGTTAAAATTGAAGTAAATCAGAATAACAAAAAACCCATCATTATCTATGTAAAATTTGATGATGCCAAAGCTGGCAACAATTTAATTCAAAAGAGTACTGGCAGTTTTGTGCGACAAAACAGAGTTGTACCCATAGAACCTGTcctaacaaaaattaaaatacatccaAATAAACCTTCTTCTCCAGAAATACAGAGAATGCAATTCCCCTTAACATTGGCTTACGCTGTTAGCATTCACAAAGTACAGGGATTGTCACTTAACGGCATTTTcgttcattcctcacgggagtTCAGTCCCGGCTTGTATTTTGTGATGTAG